The DNA window ACCGGCAGGTCGTAGGCCTGGCCGGCGGCCACGTTGGAGGTGGCGTCGATCCCCGCGACGTACGCCGCGCGGGCGCCCTTCACCGCCGCGTCGGTGCCGTGCGTCCGACGCATGCCGAAGTCGGCCACGATCCGGTCCTCTCCATCGAGCTGGGCGGCCTCGACGATCCGGCTCGCCTTCGAGGCAATCGTCGTCTGGAACGTAATCTGATTCAGGAGAAACGTCTCCGCGAGCTGGGCCTCCCCGATGGGGGCCACAACCTCCACCAGCGGCTCGTCGGGGAAGACCGGCGTGCCCTCGGGCACGGCGTACACGTCGCCGGTAAACTCGAAGTCGGCCAGCCAGTCGAGGAATGCGGGCTCGAACGGGTCCTGCGTGGCGAGGTAGTCGAGTGCCGCCTCCGAAAACGAAAGCGTCTCCAAGAATTCCAGCGCCTGCTCAAGCCCACAGGCCACCAGGTAGTGCCGGTCTTTCAGGCGGCGCACGAAGAGGTCGAACACCGCCGGCTCGTCCATGTCCTCCCGCCAGTAGGCCTGCAGCATGGTGAGCTGGTAGAGGTCCGTGTACAGCGCGGACGTGTCCGGGCGGAGCTGATCGTCGAACGGCATGGGGGGAACAAAGGGGGATTGCGCGAGGGAGGGAAGGCGTTGGGAGTTGAGCGTTTAGGGGGAAGGGGTGGGGGGCTGGCTCCACGGAATGCTCGATTGTCCCCACAGAACCCTCAACGCAAAACCCCACCCCTCAACACCCTATGGGCTCAGGTCCAGCGATGCGTTCAGGGCCCGGTCGATGCGGGCCTGCGTCTCGGACAGGTGGGCCCGTGTCTCCCGCTTCAGACCGGGAGTGCCCAGGGCGGTCTCGATCTGGTCGGACAGCTCGGTCAGCTCCAGCCGTGCCACCGAGCGGACATCCTCGGGGGCGTCGATCTGGTCGATGCCGGCCGTGGTGATGGTGATCCAGCTGGTGGTGCCCATCATGAGTTCAATCAGCATGTCGGCGTAGGTGCGCTGCAGCGGCCGCCGGAACGAATTGATGGGGGCGGGCTGGGGGCCGGCCGTGTCGAGCTCGCTCCAGATGGCGTCGGTCATTGTCCGGAAGAGGGCGCCCGGTGCGTACCCGGCGCCGTCCGGGGTGCGGGCCTGGGCGTCGATCATGCGCTGCAGGCGGGCCGGGTGGAGCAGCTCGCGGAGCAGGTTGCGCTGTATGGTGTGGACGCGGCGGTGCACGGGGTAGTCGAGGGGAAGGCTCGGGGACGTGCCCCAGTGCGAGCGTCGGTTTGGGGCCAGCTTGTTGAGCCGTTCCGGGTCAAACTCGAAGGCGTCGGGGGCGAAGGCCTCGTCTACCAGCAGTTGTACGGCCTCGCGCTGCTCCTCCGCCGGTACGGGCCGAAGCGGGGGACGGGCGTCGGGCGTGCCCTTATGGTCGCGGGCCACGTAGCTGCCGCCCACAGTCTTCGTCACGGGACGAAGCGACCGGTACCGCTCCATGAGGAGGGCCGTGGTGGCCCGGCGGAGGGGGTAGTAGCGCTCGCCCGCCGAGACGAGCCGGTCGTCGAGCTTCGGCATCACCGTTTTCACGAGGGCCGCGCGGGTCTCGGCGAAGGCCATCGGGTCGCTGCCCAGCTCCCAGGCGTTCGTCAGCGGGTCGACGGCGTAGCCGCCCAGCCAGGTGTCCTCGTCGGTGCCGTAGCGGTGCGTCGGGTCGCTCGACGTGGCGGCAATCTTGTGGAGGCCCGCCGTCGCGGCGGTCGCCGTGTCGGCGAGGGGCCCGTTTCGGGTGAGGGCGCCGTCGTCGGATTGCTCGGCGATGGGCATGTACCCGTACTTGATGGCCCACTCGTCGTAGGGCCCCACGGTTGGGTTCCAGTAGTGGCCCTGCTCCTCCTCGTCAAGGGCAACGTTGACGGGGGCGTAGTCCATCACCGACAGGCTCACCCCGTGCTCTTCGGTGTAGCTCTCGTCGTGGAGCTCGTCGTTGGGGATGCCGGAGGAGGCCTTGAAGTTGTGCCGCAGGCCGAGCGTGTGACCGACCTCGTGCATGACGAGGTCCTTGATGGCCGCGCCGAGGTACTTGTCGGGCATGGACTCGCCGGGAGCGATGGCGCCTCGGGCGAGGAGGAGGGTTCGCTGCAGGCCGATCTGCTGTGCCATGCCGCGCTCCGCCCAGCAGGCCTGCCGGGCCAGCTCCGGCGAGAGCATCTTGCGGAGGGCCTTGGGGGTGCGGGACGACACCGGCCCCTGGGTGAGGGCGCCCGTGTCCGCGTTCGGGCCGGGGGTGATCTGGCTATAGGTGTTCTGCCAGCCGCGCACGAACGAGGAGGAGATGAGAATGTCGGCGTTCAGAATCTCGCCCGTCCGCGGGTCCGTCTGCGAGGGGCCGATGGCGTAGCCCATCTGGTGGGCCGCCGTCCACCGCACCGTGGAGTAGCGGATGTCCTCGGCGCTCCACGTGGAATCGTCCGGCGCGACCCGGGCCTCGACCGCGTTTTTGTACCCGGCGGCGCGGTAGGCCTCGTTCCAGGCCTCGATGCCCTGCTTCACGTACTCGCGGTACCGGTCGGGCACCGTGCGGTCCACGTAGTACACGATCGGCTCGGCCGGCTCCACGAGCTCGCCGCGCTTGTAGGCCGCGGTGTCGCTGGGCGCCAGGCGCCAGCGCTGCACGTAGCGGACGTAGGGGGTGGACGCCTGGTCTCGAGAAAAGTCCTTCACCGCGTCGACGAAGTAGCCCACCCGGTCGTCGGCGCGGCGTCGCTGCATTTTGGACTTCGGGAGTGCAAACAGGGAGTACCGCACGCCCACGGGCACGGCCCGGTAGTCGGGGACGGCCTCGCCTCCGATGAGCGGGGCGGACGAGCCCTGATAGGTAAGCGATACGTCGATCTCCGTGTTGGCGGGAAAGCCCCGGGCCTTCTTCACGTAGCTCTTTCCGCCCTGAAGGGTGGCCGGGGCCCCGCCAAAGTACAGGCTGAGCCGGTCGCCGATCTCGGGGTAGTCCGACGTCAGGAAGTCGGACACTTCAATCAGCAGGTGTCCGGTCGAGTCGTTGCGGCTGACGATGTCGAAGGCCTCGACCACGGAGTCCCCGGTGTTGTCGTTTAGGGACGTGCGCATCGGGCCCGCATCCGCCCGGAAGCGAACGTTGCGGTGGACGAGGTGCACGGAGCGGTTCACACGGCGGAACTGCATCAGGCGCGTGTCGCTGAGGGGCAGCCCGTCGTGTAGGTTGAAGACCCCTACGCCCTGGCTGACGTGGAGGGTGAGCCCGAACGGGTCGCCCATCCGTTCCGACGGAATCTCGGCGTAGAGCGTCCCGTCGTCTTTCTCGTGCAGGGGCAGAAACCCGTCGACTTTTCGGGTGCCCTCGAGCGTCTCGCCCCAGGGCTCGAATGGGTCGTCCTCGCCATCGTCCGCCCCCGCCGTCCCGTCGTCGTCGGTGGGCGGGGCGGCCTCGGTCGAGGGCCCGCCCGGCTCGTCGGCCGCGTCATCCGGGCGAACGTTCACCGTCGTGCATGCGGCGAGAAGGAGGGGGGCGAGAACAAGAAAGAGGAATCTGCGCATAGACGTCAAAGCGTGGGAGCGGGGAGGCCGCATCCACTGGACGACGGCGTCCTCCCGTCCGGGCCGGTGGGGGAGGCCGGCGCGCCGCTCGTAGGGGGCGGCCCGCACGAACTCACAGACCAGGCCCTCAGTGGCGGGCGGTCGAGAACTGAAGGGGATTGGCCTCGGGCCTCGTGGCCGGTCGCCCGGTCGTCAGGGGCCGAGGTGAAGCGTCCGTCCTCCCTCTCGCGGTGCCCCCGGAGCCCCGAATGGCGGGGACGAGGGCGTACGGGGAGGGGGCGGCACTACCGAGGGGTCACGGCTTCCTGGTTGGATTCCTCCCCCAGCTGCTCCTGCTTGACCTCCCACCAGCGCTCGGCGAAGTCTTCGAAGAACGACTCCATGAGGTCATAAAATGCCTCCATGTGCTCGAGGCTTCTCTTGGTCTTCTCGGTCTCGTCGCCCTCGGTGTCGATCCGGTTGAGGAAACGCTCGGCGATCGAGCGGTTTTCCCGAACCGTCTGCATGTTGAACTTGAAGTTGTTGAAGAAAATGTTGGGGTGAGATTCGTAGTAGTTCCGCCGGTTGTTCGGGCCCTCTACCTTGCGGACGTAGTCCATGTCGTCGAGCCGCCGCACGGAAATGGAGATGGGGCCCTTCGAGCGGTCAAGAATCTCGACCATGTCGTCGAGGGACACCGGCTCACTCTTCGTAAGCAGGAGCCCGACGATCAGCCCTTGCAGGCGCCGAAGGCCGTAGGACTCGTAGATGTTGCCGAACTTTTCGATCAGTTCTTTTTCGACTGGGGAGGGGGCTTTCGATTCGCTCATGTCTCAAATGGGAACGGTGATGAAGAAGGCCAGCCCGAGGACTGGCGGTCGGTGGGGCCTTATTTAGATGTTAAAGTCGTCGAATGGTTTGCGAGTTGACAATTTTTTCGGAGCCCAACGTTTTTTCGGGGCCACGAGCCGAAGCTGGGGGAGGCGTGTAGCATGGACGGCGGACGGGACCACGGCGCGTCCGACCCGCCCGCCAATGCCGAGCGTCGTCCCCGTCTGTTCGGGCAGGGCGTGGTGCGAAGCATCGTCTTTTTTTGCGAACAAAAACCGTGCCCTCTCAGAGACCGGGGGTGGTGCTCGGGATGTTGTCCAGAGGGACCGGGACGTGTTGTCCCGAAATGTGCCTTCATGAAGGCCGCGCGTTCGGGCCGTGCCGCCGGGCGGCCTCGGGCGGGGATACCGGGGATGCTGCACGGCGGGGCGGTGGGAGGACACCTGCGGCGGTCGCGCCCCTCATGTGATGAGCGGTGTGGTCGTGTCTCCGTGCCCGTGGCCCTGCGTGC is part of the Salinibacter ruber DSM 13855 genome and encodes:
- a CDS encoding GbsR/MarR family transcriptional regulator, with product MSESKAPSPVEKELIEKFGNIYESYGLRRLQGLIVGLLLTKSEPVSLDDMVEILDRSKGPISISVRRLDDMDYVRKVEGPNNRRNYYESHPNIFFNNFKFNMQTVRENRSIAERFLNRIDTEGDETEKTKRSLEHMEAFYDLMESFFEDFAERWWEVKQEQLGEESNQEAVTPR
- a CDS encoding zinc-dependent metalloprotease, with the protein product MRRFLFLVLAPLLLAACTTVNVRPDDAADEPGGPSTEAAPPTDDDGTAGADDGEDDPFEPWGETLEGTRKVDGFLPLHEKDDGTLYAEIPSERMGDPFGLTLHVSQGVGVFNLHDGLPLSDTRLMQFRRVNRSVHLVHRNVRFRADAGPMRTSLNDNTGDSVVEAFDIVSRNDSTGHLLIEVSDFLTSDYPEIGDRLSLYFGGAPATLQGGKSYVKKARGFPANTEIDVSLTYQGSSAPLIGGEAVPDYRAVPVGVRYSLFALPKSKMQRRRADDRVGYFVDAVKDFSRDQASTPYVRYVQRWRLAPSDTAAYKRGELVEPAEPIVYYVDRTVPDRYREYVKQGIEAWNEAYRAAGYKNAVEARVAPDDSTWSAEDIRYSTVRWTAAHQMGYAIGPSQTDPRTGEILNADILISSSFVRGWQNTYSQITPGPNADTGALTQGPVSSRTPKALRKMLSPELARQACWAERGMAQQIGLQRTLLLARGAIAPGESMPDKYLGAAIKDLVMHEVGHTLGLRHNFKASSGIPNDELHDESYTEEHGVSLSVMDYAPVNVALDEEEQGHYWNPTVGPYDEWAIKYGYMPIAEQSDDGALTRNGPLADTATAATAGLHKIAATSSDPTHRYGTDEDTWLGGYAVDPLTNAWELGSDPMAFAETRAALVKTVMPKLDDRLVSAGERYYPLRRATTALLMERYRSLRPVTKTVGGSYVARDHKGTPDARPPLRPVPAEEQREAVQLLVDEAFAPDAFEFDPERLNKLAPNRRSHWGTSPSLPLDYPVHRRVHTIQRNLLRELLHPARLQRMIDAQARTPDGAGYAPGALFRTMTDAIWSELDTAGPQPAPINSFRRPLQRTYADMLIELMMGTTSWITITTAGIDQIDAPEDVRSVARLELTELSDQIETALGTPGLKRETRAHLSETQARIDRALNASLDLSP